GATCCAATATCTCAATGAGACCGTAGGTGTGGAAGTGGGGCTAGGCGTCAATACAGTGGCGCAGCGCACCCAAGGGGAGTTCGAGACTTTCTTTGGGGATGATATCGACTATGTGTATGAGACCTCAGTCGATTACCTGGAAATAACGGCTCTATTCAAGGCCTTATCCGATGGGGGATCCTATTTCGAGGTAGGACCTATGATCATGCTCAATCAATCGGAGACCGAGAATGTGATAGATATCTCCGATCCCGATCTGGAGGATGACATCTTCGGCACGCAGACCCAGCGCGATAATCGCGTGGCAGAGGATTTTTCCAAGACCTTGCTCTTCGGGGTGATCGGCTTCGGAGTGAATTTCGATGTGGCCGATAATCTCATGGCCGGAGTAGGGCTGCGACTCGCCTACAGCTTCTCCGATAGTGTGGAGCAAGTGACGGAGGACCAGTACAATGAGGGGGATCCCGATCTGGGCTGGTACTCGACCATCGCTCATACAGATGCTCCTCTGGATGAAGGGGAATACGATCCTGTTACAACCAATGCCGCCATTGCAGGTTTGAATATCGCTCTGTATTACACGATCGGAGGGAATTAAGAATTCTACCCTGACCTAAGCGAAAAAAGAGGCCTCATGCGTGCTGCTGAGGCCTCTTTCTCAATACTGTATTTCGAGTTGGACTATGCCGTGACCCCGAGCACTTCGGCCATTCGGTGTCCGATCTGGGCGGGTGAATCCACCACGTGGATACCGCAGTCGCGCATGATGCGCTTTTTGGCCTGAGCCGATTCATCCTCACCGGATACGATAGCTCCTGCATGACCCATGGTACGTCCTTTAGGTGCAGTCTCTCCTGCGATGAATCCGACTACAGGTTTGGTGCCGTTCTCCTTGATCCAACGAGCGGCTTTCACTTCCAAGTCCCCTCCGATCTCTCCGATGACCACTATACCCTCGGTCTCTGGATCTGCCATGAAGAGTTTCACCGCTTCCAAGGTGGTGGTGCCGATGATCGGGTCACCTCCTATACCGATGGCGGTGGTGATTCCCATGCCGGCCTTCACGATCTGATCGGCCGCTTCGTAGGTCAGTGTTCCTGATTTGGAGACCACACCTACTGATCCTTTCTTGAAGATGAAACCGGGCATGATACCGACCTTGGCCTCATCCGCTGTGATCACACCGGGGCAATTGGGCCCGATCAAGGTACAATCACGGTCCTTGACATAGGCATTGGCCTTGACCATGTCATTGACCGGAATACCTTCGGTTATGGTGACAATGACCTTTATTCCTGCTTCTGCCGCTTCCATGATGGCATCACTCGCAAATGCAGGTGGCACGAAGATGATACTGACATCAGCACCTGTCTTCTCCACCGCTTCAGAGACCGTATTGAAGACCGGGCGGTCCAAATGGGACTGCCCACCTTTTCCGGGTGTCACACCTCCCACTACATTGGTCCCATACTCGATCATCTGACCAGCATGGAATGTTCCTTCACTCCCTGTGAAGCCTTGAACGATTATCTTGGAATCCTTGTTTACGAGTACCGACATTTCTACATGGAAATTTGTGGCAGCGAAAGTAATGTATTTCAGAAAGTCGACCTGTCAGAGGTGGCACCGAAGGGATTAGCTTTGTCACTATGAGGCACTTGACCGATGATACCATCTGCGCCATCAGCACGGCACCCGGAGTGGGAGGTATTGCGGTGATACGGATATCGGGTCCTCAAGCGAGTGTTCATGTGAATTCGATCTACAGCAAGGATGTGAAGGCCCAAGACCCCATGACCTTGAGCTATGGTCAGATCATGGATGGAGAGGACATCTTGGATGATGTGATCGTGGCCCGATTCCAAGGCCCTCACAGTTTTACCGGGGAGGATGTGGTGGAGATCAGCTGCCACGGCTCGGTTTATATCCAAGAGCGAATTCTTCAATTGCTCATCGCCCAAGGATGTCGAGCGGCCACTCGTGGCGAATTCACCCAGCGTGCCTTCCTCCATGGTAAGATGGACCTCTCACAGGCCGAAGCCGTTGCCGATCTCATCGCCAGTGAATCCAGAAGTGCCCATCGCATGGCCATCCAACAGATGAAAGGCGAATTCTCTCAAGAGATAGTGACCCTTCGCACCAAACTCATCGAATTCGCTTCGCTGATAGAATTGGAGCTCGATTTCTCCGAAGAGGATGTGGAATTTGCCGATCGCGATGATTTCAAGCGATTGATACGTGCGATCATCCATCGGGTGGACGAACTCATCGAGTCCTTCCAGTTAGGAAATGTGATCAAGAAGGGCGTGCCTGTGGCCATCATCGGAGCGCCCAATTCAGGCAAATCCACGCTGCTCAACGCTTTGCTGAAGGAGCAGCGGGCTATCGTTTCTGATATTGCCGGCACTACACGGGATGCCATCGAGGATACGGTCAATATCGGTGGGGTCACCTTCCGGTTCATTGATACGGCCGGAGTGCGTGAGACCGAGGATCAGATCGAGAATCAAGGGATAGCCATAGCCCTGGATAAAGCCAAGCACGCGGCTATCGTGATCAAACTACTCGATGCACGACAAGAACTCCTCGATGAGGAAGAACGCCTTTACAATCACTATTTCGACCATGTGGGCTGGCGCGATGACGAGCGTACCATCCGAGTGCTCAACAAGATAGATCTGACCGAAGGACGCGATGGTCTTCCACAGGATGCAATCGGTATCAGTGCACTGACCGGAGAAGGGTTGAATTCGTTGAAGGACAAGCTACTGGAACGTATCGAGTATGATGGGACCGGACAGAGGGATATCGTGGTCAGCAATCTGCGCCATCTGCATGCCCTGCAAAAGACCAGTGAAGCCTTGCATACCGTTGTCAAGGGGATGGAACAAGGAATCAGCAGTGATCTATTGGCCATCGATATACGCAAGGCATTGCACTATCTGGGAGAGGTGACCGGTGAAGTGACTACCGATGACCTATTGGGGACCATTTTCTCCAAGTTCTGTATCGGCAAATAGCATTAGCTATTTTTGAGCAGACCGACCTTACTATGAAATTCAAGAGCATTATTCTCTGCGTGATATTGGCTTCCGTTGTTTTCTCTTGTGAGAAGGAGGATGATAGCAATGGCAATTCCACGACCAACCCTCCCGACACTACCTCTACCGGTGATCCGAGCTTCGAGTGTATGATCGATGGTGTCGCATTCGATTCTCACATCCTACTCATCGCAGGTGCAGGAGGCTCGAGTGCTGGAGTGACTACTCGAACGGCTTCAGGAACGGTGTTTCGTAGCAATGGAGACACCATCACGGTAGCGATCACGGCCACCTCCTTCGATGCCGATGCATTTGCTGTTGGTACCACCTTCGATGCGAGCAATACCCTGTTAGGCGATTACTGCTTCGGGAATGTGAACGTGAACAACGGAGCGGTGGACATAGAAGCAAGCACAGAGGATACCGAAATGGCCAATGTGACGATCACGCAGTACGATGAAAGCACAGAGACCTGGTCAGGGACTTTCTCCTTCACTGCTGAGGATGACGACATTGGGGTGACCTATGTCGTGACCGAGGGAGAATTCTCTCTGGTAGAATTCGACTAAAAAAAACCCTTCATCCGCTCAAGATGAAGGGTTCTACCAGATGAAAAGAGGTCGGTTTCTCTAAGACCAACGGAGCTTTCTGCTCCTTAGCGACAGCAATGTAGATAGCAAATGGTTCAGTGACAAAAGGATCGAGTATTCGGTAGCTTTTGTCGAGTATTCGGTCAATGGAGTCGTTCGATGAGTTCTGTGCGCTTCCTTCGACTGACCGGAATCTCTGTCTGATCGCTCATGATGAGCTTGCCTCCTTCTGATTTATGGTAGCGCTCCACATGATTGAAGTTGACCAGATGGGACTGATGTACGCGTATGAACTGGTCGGAATCGATCTGTTCTTCGATCTCCTTCAAGGTCTTGGCCACGGTATATCTTCTTCCTTCTGCACTGTAAACATGGGTATAGTTGCTGTCACTCTCACAATGGATGATCTCACTCTTATCCACGAGTTCCACACCATCGGGGGTAGGAATGGCGATCTTGGTGTGGGTGTCGATCTCCATTTCCTTCATCAGTTCTTCCAGACGGTTCTCCAACTCCATCTTGCTCTGTAGGGCCGTCCGCACGGCCTGTTCGAGTTCTTGTCGGTCGATGGGTTTGAGGAGGTAGTCGATCGCGTGATGCTTGATGGCCTTGATCGCGAACTCATCATAGGCTGTCGTGAATACCAGAGCAAAATCCTTTTTAGGCAGTGCATGCAGCAGGTCGAAGCCATTGAGGACAGGCATCTCCACATCCAGGAACAGAAGGTCTATCTCATGATACATGAGGAATTTCAAGCTCTTGACCGGGCTGATGAAGGTATCCACCACGTCCACCTGTGGACAGTAATTGGCCAATTGCCACTGCAAGGTCTCTATGCAATGCATCTCATCATCTACGATGACTGCTTTTATCCTATCTGTCATAGTCACTGATCTTGATGCGAACCCGGGTACCGAGGGCTTTCCCTTCATCGCTTTGCATATCATCGATATCCAAGGT
The sequence above is a segment of the Flavobacteriales bacterium genome. Coding sequences within it:
- a CDS encoding outer membrane beta-barrel protein codes for the protein MIGARGQVSNTWMFNKNLSDNGDLVDYKGTFTGGGGISVIQYLNETVGVEVGLGVNTVAQRTQGEFETFFGDDIDYVYETSVDYLEITALFKALSDGGSYFEVGPMIMLNQSETENVIDISDPDLEDDIFGTQTQRDNRVAEDFSKTLLFGVIGFGVNFDVADNLMAGVGLRLAYSFSDSVEQVTEDQYNEGDPDLGWYSTIAHTDAPLDEGEYDPVTTNAAIAGLNIALYYTIGGN
- the sucD gene encoding succinate--CoA ligase subunit alpha, giving the protein MSVLVNKDSKIIVQGFTGSEGTFHAGQMIEYGTNVVGGVTPGKGGQSHLDRPVFNTVSEAVEKTGADVSIIFVPPAFASDAIMEAAEAGIKVIVTITEGIPVNDMVKANAYVKDRDCTLIGPNCPGVITADEAKVGIMPGFIFKKGSVGVVSKSGTLTYEAADQIVKAGMGITTAIGIGGDPIIGTTTLEAVKLFMADPETEGIVVIGEIGGDLEVKAARWIKENGTKPVVGFIAGETAPKGRTMGHAGAIVSGEDESAQAKKRIMRDCGIHVVDSPAQIGHRMAEVLGVTA
- the mnmE gene encoding tRNA uridine-5-carboxymethylaminomethyl(34) synthesis GTPase MnmE, with the translated sequence MRHLTDDTICAISTAPGVGGIAVIRISGPQASVHVNSIYSKDVKAQDPMTLSYGQIMDGEDILDDVIVARFQGPHSFTGEDVVEISCHGSVYIQERILQLLIAQGCRAATRGEFTQRAFLHGKMDLSQAEAVADLIASESRSAHRMAIQQMKGEFSQEIVTLRTKLIEFASLIELELDFSEEDVEFADRDDFKRLIRAIIHRVDELIESFQLGNVIKKGVPVAIIGAPNSGKSTLLNALLKEQRAIVSDIAGTTRDAIEDTVNIGGVTFRFIDTAGVRETEDQIENQGIAIALDKAKHAAIVIKLLDARQELLDEEERLYNHYFDHVGWRDDERTIRVLNKIDLTEGRDGLPQDAIGISALTGEGLNSLKDKLLERIEYDGTGQRDIVVSNLRHLHALQKTSEALHTVVKGMEQGISSDLLAIDIRKALHYLGEVTGEVTTDDLLGTIFSKFCIGK
- a CDS encoding response regulator transcription factor is translated as MTDRIKAVIVDDEMHCIETLQWQLANYCPQVDVVDTFISPVKSLKFLMYHEIDLLFLDVEMPVLNGFDLLHALPKKDFALVFTTAYDEFAIKAIKHHAIDYLLKPIDRQELEQAVRTALQSKMELENRLEELMKEMEIDTHTKIAIPTPDGVELVDKSEIIHCESDSNYTHVYSAEGRRYTVAKTLKEIEEQIDSDQFIRVHQSHLVNFNHVERYHKSEGGKLIMSDQTEIPVSRRKRTELIERLH